GCTCTCATCAGTCGAACCGTCATACTTACGTATCTCGGAAAGAAGGCTTTCGATATACTTAAAAAAGTCTCCAGACAAGATTGCTTTTTCCATTGTAGGAAACTGAGGCTCAACCATTTGAATTTGATAATCTAGCATCAGTAAAGAGATAAGCCAGGCACGATTAAGTTGTGGAGACCATTTGTCATCGTCACAATTAAGATAAACACCCTCTCCAGGATTTTGATTCACTTTTGCCATTACGCTGCGGGCAGTACCAATCCATGCAATTGCTTTTTTACCAGACTCTTTTGCCAAAGTAGAGAAAAGACTAATTTTCATTATTTCATATTTAAATTCTTCTGCAAAAAATTGTGTCTCAGATTCATTCATGAGGTGCATACGATAAACTTGCATTCTTTCATTTTTACCCCACCCAGGAGATTCATAGAGAATACGACCAAACAATAAGCTTCCAAGTTCGCTATGGAAATTATACTCACCCTTCATAATTAGATTAACAATATCTTTTTTATCCTGTTTAAAGATGCTTGCAAACTGGTTGGATGGATATTTTTTAATCAAATGTTCGAAATATGGTAGCTTACCTTCCAAGACAGCCCAATGCTTCATGTAGGATTGGGATGCTTCTGTAAAATAAGAAAGGAAAGTAGATGTGGCCGTATAAAACCCCCCCTTCCTTAATTTAAAATGAGGGTCCTCGGTTAATTCCTCCTTGGAGCTGTGTACTTTAGAATCGTCCTTCTTGAGATCAGGTACGATCCAGTCGGGAACCTTTTCAAAAACTGCTTTACCATGATTAAAAATATGCTCAAAATCATAATATTTCCTTTTTTCCACATGCAAATATACTTCAAGTATAAGCTCAGCTTTTTTTTGTGCTTCTGGCAATAGATTTTCTAGTTGCTTAGTATATTTATTGAGCGTTTTATTTAATTCGTCAATTTCGCTTTTCTCTTTATAAAATTTCGCCATTAATTCAAGTTTATAATGCAATTTATTTGCAAATTCAAGTGGCGTCATGGATACAGAGTTGGTAATTAATGATTGAATACTTGATAGTACTTTTTTAATAAATTTCAAGTCGCTTTCAAGAGACTCTATTGAGCTATTTTCTAACCATTTTACTAAAATTTTATAATTAGACATAATTATTTCCAGCAATTTATATGAAAGTCTACTCGTGTAGAATAAACACATCGGCGAGAATTAATTATGGGCTTGAAAGACCAAAAAAAAAAACAAATTTTTCTCATATTTGCCATTTTTAACATTTAATTTACGAAATTGACGGTAGCCATAAAGCAGAGCACCCTCGCTTATGGTAATGCCAGAAAATAACTTATGCCTGAGGTAGAACTTTCTCACAACTGATACTGGAGGAATCTCTATCAAAGGTTAGGATTTGGCGATGGTTAAATATTGTCAGCTCCAAAACAAACCGGAGCAGGCAAGGCGGCTCCAGAAGAAGAAATGAGCATACTGTTGGGAGGGAATTGGAGTATATTTCATCGCTGCGTCAGAGTCCCATTGAGTGGTTACCGACATTCAATTTTAGCTTTATCCAAGCCCTTGCGCTTTCAAATCAGGTAACACCCAGGGCTAGGACTCTTTATTTTTCCAATAACCGTCCCTATGCAGATGAGTCCTTTTTTGCCCATCGGTTACGTACCTTTCTTACCAGCGTACATTTCTTCCTTACGCTCATAAAATCAAAAGTAGCAATGCCAATACAGCGTCCTCCTCATCCTTGTCGGCAGCCATGATTGGCAAAGGTAGCCATAATTCACCAACACATACTGACCAAGTTGACACATTTCCTCATAAAAATTAGTCACGCGTCTTATTTAACGGCATTCTTAGCCTATCATTTTTTATCAACCCCAGCTTAATGGTAATAAAAAGAGCACTTTAATTGATAATCAATCAATTTGTTTCTATTATTGTAAATGACGACCTAAAACTACTTAGTCTGTTGGCTATTATTGGAGATGTTTACAAATGCAAACTAAATTTGAATCGATACAGGCAAAACCTTCGTTATCTTCAATGCAAATTGCCAAGCTTGTACTATCCAGTTATAATGGGAAACTACCTTTAAAGCTTCCTTATTCCAAGAATCTAGCGACTGAGGAGGATAATCTCGCTTACTGGCTTAATTATAAGTCCTTTTTAAAATACAAAATAGAACAGATTGCATGCAAATACAAAATGACTGGTGAAGATGATTTCCCAGAAGACCTAAAATCTGAAGTTAAAAAATTTTTAGATGAATACATTGAATTAAAACAGAAAAAGAAACAACTTCCAAAGTTGGTTCTTGAAGATTTTGCAATAACAAACTACATCGAGCTAAGAAGCAAAAAAGAAAAAATACGATCTATTACAGTAACCCCAGAATTAACAAGAGCGTTATTATCGGGTCTAAACCGCATAAGGAAAGCAATTGGAATCCCTATTCCTCTCGAGGAAATAACAACAAAGGATTATGCTCCTCGAGGAACAGTTTACAAATTAGCAAAAAAAATGAGGGACCTTAAACCAGGACAAAGAAAACAATTTGTTTACTATCATGGCAATAATAATCACGCAATTGCATTCGATGTTGAAAATAAAGGCGGCAATCTAAATGTATTCTGTTTCGACTCATCCAAGGATGAGAGGCAGCTTGAAGCAATCGATTTGCTAATCGAAAATCTGGAAAAAAACAAGGTAAAATTTGAAATAAAATCATGTCAGGCAGGCATTCAAAAAGATGAAATGAATTGCTCGGTATTTAGCATTCTTGCTTTAAAAGAATTGGCTAAGTATGACCATGTATTCGACTTTATACCTGAAAAATATGAGGAGGATGAAAGCCTGAAAAAGAAAACGAAAGCAAGTATAAGTGTGGGCTTTTCAGACAGAGAGGCCACACTTCGCAACATGGGGAAAGTTGGCTGGATTAAGGTCAAGGATATGCCTACACGAATGATTTCGATGGGCCAGTCGTACGATGAAATGAAGAAGAATTTAGAAGAATCAAAACAGTTCGATCTCGATGCTGGAAAATTTTGTCAAGCGCATAAAGATTACCTGCAAATAGAAAAAGCATCTGACAATGAAAAAAAACTTGTAATCAGAAAAAGAAGATTAATTGATGAACGCTCTAAAACAGTATTAGAAGCCGATGAAAAAAGGCTATTTGAAAAACATCTAGAAAGCATACCTGGCCTCTCTTTTATCAAGGAAAATAGAGACTTAAATCTGAATGAAATATTGCAAGATAAGAAGGCGGTCGATGAAAAATTAGAACTTATCGAACGTATTTTTTTGGCAATCTTTGATATTTATAAGATAGGATACGACTTTAATTCACAGAGTAATCCTTTACCGAGTCACGTTCTGAGAGCAATTCTAAACTTGAGAAATGAATTTTTGACTCTAGTTTGCACTTCGGATGAAGACATTAAATCGAAATACCTATTTACTTTTGATAAACGACCCATTTTGTCATTTCCACTTGATTCTAAGCTAAGTCAATCTCAATTTGAACGTGGTAATATACCTAGCGCTATGAGTATTTTATTGAGTAATCTGAGCAACAAAGGCGAAAGAAGAAAATTCTTTAGAAAATTTTCTACACCAGATTTAAGATTAGGCCCTGTCGCTTTTGGCAATCCAATTCAAGAGTCTGTAGTTCGTAAGCAGTTAGAAGAAATATCTGATAAATTTGGATATGATAAAAGCGCAAAAGACGATGCGTTTGAGCAAGCTGAGTTTATGCTGGAAAAACTATCGGGATACCATAGCAGGGATGTGTTTTATAATCTGATAAGATACAATGATAAGACTCCAATATTAATTCGTAAAGAGGCAGAATTACAGCTTAGTTCAAATTCAAATAATCGAAATGTAATACAGAATCTTGCAGCAGATAAATATCTCCCCGCCTATGTCTATACGGATGAGGGAAATCTATACTATCTTGATCAGTGGGATAATCGGGATTTAATATCAAAGATAACCATTACCCAATCCCAGCAAAAAAAAATTCTAGAGCTATTCGGGGATGAGATTTTTAGTGATGGGAATCGAGAGGAGGCAAGATATATTGAAGGCAATCAGGCCATAAAGTTATTAAATCATAACTCTTACATGGTAGAGGGCTCTAGAAAGGAAACGCTGAAAACCTTAGCGTTTATGCTAAATATTGAACTTGACTATCTGGGCATTATGTATGAAAAAGATAAAGGAAAAGCAATTGCTAGCTTTGACATTTATTTTTATCAGCTTTTTAAAAGGATGCCAAGCAAAACTTTTGAAGAGACAGTATTGAGTCAATTGAATGATACACAAAAGAAACTATTTTTTACACTGATTAGGCATCGCGAAGATCTGATGGAAGGACGGCATGATTTACAGTCAAATTCTCAAACTAGAAAGCCGGGGCTGGGTAAACCCTCTTTCATAGAAACGTTTCTAACTTTTTTTTCAATATCAAGTAAAGATTCAAATGAGGGTCCTGCTACACACAATAGTCTCAAGGGGGGGGATGAAAATAGCGTTGTAGCTTATTATGAAAAAGTTCAATCCGACTCGAGGTCCAGTTCGAAATCATTTATGAATTTTTCTATGTCTACATTTTCCAATCAATGGGTAGTGTATAATAAATCTAACCTTATAGGGGTTGATCTAAGTAAATCTGACTGGAAAATAAATTTATCTATTCATCAGAATGACATAATCAAAGCATTGCCTATTATTGCAAAAATTGCTTTAGATCATAATCTAGGCTCATTCAAAGTTATGTACAAAAAATACGCTGATGAATGTCAAAATAAACAAACCATGAAAGGACGAGAATTTGTCTTTTTTAACTGTGCAAATCCTGATTTTGATGCGCAAAAATTTATTGAAATCTTATCTAAAATAGAAAATGCTCTTAAAGAGGCAAAAATAAGGAATTCCACTGATACCCCACCTCGTTCAAATAGAAAACTGGGCTATTATTCGAGCTACACTCATGATGCATGGACAAATGATGCCAGGGGTGGAATAAGTGCTGATATACCTTTTGAAGAAGCAGTAGAGGAAACAGGGCTTATAGATGACGATCCTTTTATTGGCTATGGTTACGATGACTTAAGTAAATCGATTAAAAGTATACAGAGTAATTCGCCTAAATTATAAATTGAATTGATTTTAAGTCTATTCAAGATGCTGGCCGGAGAGTGTTCATCTAACTGTGTCACCTCGCTAGTTATCTAAGCCCTATATTTAATCTATCTTCAAAATAGATGTGTAACTGGGAAATGATAAGCGCCCAATTGTGCATGGGCTGATTCCATTTTTCCAGCACTTTTTGGCAAGCACAATAAATGAGCTTAATAAGGGCGTTTTCACTGGTGAAAGCGGCTTTATTTTTAGTGTATTTGCGGATTTGTCGATGAAAGCCTTCCACAATGTTAGTAGTATAAATAATGCGCCTGAGTTCTTCTGGGTATTTAAAATATTGGGATAGAGCCTCCCAGTTATTATTCCATGACTTCAATACAGCGGGGTATTTTTTGCCCCATTTTATCTCTAACTCTATTAAGTGATGCTCGGCTAGCTCTTTGCTGGTTGCTCTGTACACAAGCTTTAAATCGGCCATGAACGCTTTCTGGTCTTTACTGACTACATACTTTAGGGAGTTGCGAATTTGATGAACCACACAAAGCTGCACTTCGGTTTTAGGAAACACCTCAGCAATCGCCTCAGGAAACCCTTTAAGCCCATCAATGCTTGCAATGAGGATATCCTCTACGCCACGGGCTTTGAGGTCATTTAGAACACCAAGCCAGAAGCGAGCCCCCTCATTTTCAGATAAATAAAGACCTAAAATATCCTTCCGCCCCTCCGGTGTTACTGCAAGAACTGTATAAAACGCTTTGCTAGTCACTTTCCCCTCGACACGTACTTTAAAATGCATGGCATCTAAAAAAGCAATAGGATATACAGACTCCAAAGACCGATTGCGCCATTCGGTAATCATAGGAAGTAATTTATCTGTGATAAGGCTGATTTTAGCTGACGATACTTCTAAACCATACATCTCGGCTAGGTGTTCACTTATGGCTTCGTAGCTCATACCCAGGGCATATAAGGCTAAAACTTTGTTATCTAGGGATTCATTCAATACAGTTTGACGCTTCTTGACAATTTCTGGCTCAAAACTACCGTCTCTATCTCTTGGTGTCTCTAAATCAAAAACACCGGAAGTGGATTGTATGGTCTTGGTCGTTTTGCCATTGCGTCGATTCGTAAGTCCGGTTTCATGGCACGCTTCCATATGCGTGTCCATTTCACCTTCCAAAGCAGCTTCTAATAGTTCTTTGATTAACGGCGTTAATATCCCGTCTTTACCCGTCAAGGATTGACCTGATTTTAATTGAGATATCGCATCTGCTTTGAAATCATTGAAATCAAAATTCGCTAAATCTATTTTTTTATTCTTATTCATTGTCACCTCTACAAAATTGTACAAATTATATCAATTTTTTAGAGATGACACAGTTATTTGAACACTACCGCTGGCCGCATAAAAAATTACCATAATCGAGTTTGAACCACCACCCAGTTCAAATTTTTTCAAGTCATTTTTCATTAATTTTTTCTAGCAAAGCTTTTTTATCCCATTCTGATAGATAATTATCACCCAAGTAATTGAAACGATTAATTTTTTCATGGGGTACTTCCTTTTAGTCTAATGATTCAATGGTTTCTGCCCGGATAAAGGGCGAGGCTTTGATGGTTTGCTTCGGTACCGGTGGTGGCGGCAATACTGAATCTTTCATTGCCGGGTTTTCATACCAGACCGCTTGCCGTGCCTTGATGGGTGAAGAGCCTGAGCGAAGAATGAGATTCACGTGCGCCGGCATTTTCATTAGTTCATCCGGGCGCATTAAGGGAATGGCCTGATAGCTCATCGTTTTGCTGTCACTGATCCCATGATGCTGGTCAGAGACCGAGCGCGACATCACCCGCTTGGTGCGAGTGCCTAACATTTTGCTGATGAATTCCGCATCCTGAATGTCTTCGGTGGCAAAGGCGATTTTGGTTTTGATGTTGGTAAAGGCGCGTGCCTCGTCATGGCTGTATTTCTCAAAGGTCTGGGCGATGTATTGAAACATCAGCACGCAGCGCACCCGGTATTCGCGCAAGAGCTTTAAGGAGCGGCGAAGTCGTTCAATACGGCCTAAGGATGAAAACTCATCAATGAGGCAGAGCAAGGGATACGGTTCTTTGTTAGGATTCGGAATTTCGCGAATCATCGCCGAAATCAATTGCTGCCAGAACAGGGTAAGCAATGGCGCTAAGCGCTCCATGTCGTCATCGCTAAAGCCGACATAAAGGGTCATTTTTTTACGCCGTAAATCACGAAAATCAAAATCGCTGGCACAGGTGGCGGCATCGATGCGGGGGTCATCAAACAACTCAAAGTAACCGGAAAACGTTTCTAAAATGGAACTGCGGGTTTTGTCATGGTTGTTGATGTAGGAATAACCGTTGCGATAAAACTCAGGGTCAAAGTGGTCGGTGGTATCGAGTTGCTCCTGCAACCAGGCATCAAAATTCTGTTGCTTCACCAAGCGATTGATTTCGCCTAAGGTCACTGGCCGCTCGTTGGCATCCAAAAGATAGAGCACCAGGGTTTTAAACAATTTACGGCTGGCCTGGGTCCAGATGGGGTCTTTGCTGTTATCCGGCATTAAGATGTGACCAATGCGCTGAATGTCGGTCATGCGCTCGGTTTTGTCTCTGGAAATGGCTGACAGAGGATTAAAGCGATGGGTGCGGCCTTCAGGATGCGCTGGTGCAAAGCAATAACAGGCATGCCCCAACATAGTTTGGCGAAAGCCAGCGGTGGTTTCATACAGGGTTAGTTTCACGTCATTGCACACCACCGAATAGGGGTAATGCAGTAAATTGGGAATGGCAATGCTTCGTGTCTTACCACTACCAGAGGGCGCAAACACCAGCACGTGTTCAAAGCCGTTGGCATACAGTGGGGCATCCCATTTTTTACCGATGACAATGCTTTCTGCTTCCCGATTAAAAAAACCGGCTCGTTGAATCTCAAAGCCATTGGCAAAATGGGCATTGCCGAGTGCTTTACTCGCAGGGCGGAGCCGCTCAAAAGCGATGACGCCAAACACCAGAAAAAACAAACCCATCGAAGCCGCCATGCAATACTTAAAGTGCATTAATGCTGTGTCATCGCTTTGCAGTAACCAGCAAAGCGTGGGGTAACTATTAATGTTGACCTCTTCAAACCATGCAAACAACGCGATGCCGGCCAGCACCATGACCACCCCGGCCACAAACACCCCGCCGGCTAAGGCGCTTAAGTAACGGCAAAAGCCAGTCTGGCGAAGGCCAACCACAATAACCAGCGGTACGCCAACTAATAGGAAGCCTAAGAGTAATTCCATGCCAAACCCATGCTGCCAGAGTGCAATGCCACTTAACGGCGTTGGCCATTGCGGCAAGCCGGTTAGGCGCAAGGCCACAAGAGTAATGAGTTCCAAAATCAAGACAACAACGCTTAATGCACTAACCCATTTCAATGGCCTTCTCCCAGATAAGTGTCTGCGTCTTTAAAATAAACCCAGGTTGCCATGCGCCCTTGCGGGGTACGCTGCACCTGCACGATGATGTCAATGATTTCATGCAGTTCGCGCAGGATGTCGTTATCGCGCATGGAGGGCACGTTATTGAGCTTGTAAAGCTGAGTCATGCGCATGAAAGCCACGCGCGGGTTACTGGCGTGAATGCTGGTAATTGACCCAGCATGACCTGTGGCGCAGGCGCTTAAAAAATCCAAGATTTCGCGACCACGAATTTCGCCCATGATAAGGCGGTCAGGACGTAAGCGCAGCGAGCACTGCACCAACTCCTGCATGGTTAAGCCTTTTTCCCCTTCGCGCCTTTTGGGGGCTAACAGGCTTACTTGATTGCGATGTGGGGTGACCACCTCGTAAGTGTCTTCCAGGGTAATGATGCGTTCATGCAAGGGGATGTGATTACAGCAGGCATTTAAAAAGGTGGTTTTCCCGGAAGAGGTTTCCCCGGCAATGACGATGTTTTTCTTTTGAAGTACGGCTTGAGCAATAAATTCATCCCAGCGCTTTTGGTGATACAAGGCCAGTAAGGCTTTATCGTCCGCACTCTGTAAACTGGCTCGGTTGCAATCTAAGTAAAAGGGTTTCGCTTGCTGATAAAAGTCGCTCGCGGCATAGTCCGTTAAGGTGCGTGCGACAATGGATTGACGGCGAATGGACAAAGTGTAATGCTTCGCTGCCGGCGGAATGACTAATTGCACGCGCGAGCCATCGGGCAAATTGCCTGAGAGCATGGGCGAGGATTCATTTAAAACCTGCTGGTTTTCATTGGCAAGCAGGGTAAACAAATGCTTTACATGACGCAGGGTGAGTACTGGCAATTCATGATGAAACATTTCGCCGTGCGCCTCGATAAAAACCTCACCTGGTTGATTGATAAGAATCTCAGACACCGCCGGATTATCAAGCCAGGGTTTTAAGGGAGCCAGTAAACCTTCAGAGCCTGGGGCAAAGTGCAGCGCTTCGTTAGGCGTCATGGCTGGCTCCGACCCGGTAAAAATCCAAATCATGGGCGACAAACACCTGAATCTGCGCACCCTGATTAATCTGTAACGTGGGGCGAATCATCATGTCGTTTTGCAGCGTTTGCCCGGAAGCTTGTTGCAGGCTGCCGGCAATGGCCATGCGGTATTGCGATTGAGAGTTGTATTGGTCCTGGCCATTGACCCCACTGGTAGCAGTGTAGGCTCCTAAAATGGAGAGCAGCGCACTGGTGCCGAAGCGTTCAAAGAAATGGCGATTGATGTAATCGGCTTCTTGACCGGAGCGACCAATGCTGTCAGTACCTGGGCTGTTTAAGGTGACAATGACCCCATTCGCTAATTGCACACGATTCCAGACCACTAAAATGCGGCTTTGACCGTCCGCCACACTGGCGTTAAATTGCCCGACTAAGGTCGAGCCACGAGGAATTAAACGGTTTTCGCCCTCCAGTGAATAGACATCGCGGCTGGTAATGGCACGCACCATGCCGGGTAATTCCGAATGGATGGCGGTTTCCAAGGTTGCCGGAATCATCTCACCCGCAGGCACGGTTAAGCGTGGGTGCGGCAGTTGTTTCGCCATGGCGGTGGTGATGTCGTTTTGTTGATTCACAAACTGCGCGTTGCTGCTGTTGCCAGTTAATAGCCCCCCTTGCGCGGGGTTGTTAACTACAGGGGAACTGGTGCTGCTGCCTTCCTCCTCATTAAAAAAGGTGGTCGGGGCATTCATGCGTGCCACTAAGTCTTTGCTTAACGGCGTTTTGCGGCGAAGGATTGGGGGCTTCACGGCCTCGTGTTCTTCC
This Legionella sp. MW5194 DNA region includes the following protein-coding sequences:
- the virB11 gene encoding P-type DNA transfer ATPase VirB11, with amino-acid sequence MTPNEALHFAPGSEGLLAPLKPWLDNPAVSEILINQPGEVFIEAHGEMFHHELPVLTLRHVKHLFTLLANENQQVLNESSPMLSGNLPDGSRVQLVIPPAAKHYTLSIRRQSIVARTLTDYAASDFYQQAKPFYLDCNRASLQSADDKALLALYHQKRWDEFIAQAVLQKKNIVIAGETSSGKTTFLNACCNHIPLHERIITLEDTYEVVTPHRNQVSLLAPKRREGEKGLTMQELVQCSLRLRPDRLIMGEIRGREILDFLSACATGHAGSITSIHASNPRVAFMRMTQLYKLNNVPSMRDNDILRELHEIIDIIVQVQRTPQGRMATWVYFKDADTYLGEGH
- a CDS encoding IS256 family transposase; its protein translation is MNKNKKIDLANFDFNDFKADAISQLKSGQSLTGKDGILTPLIKELLEAALEGEMDTHMEACHETGLTNRRNGKTTKTIQSTSGVFDLETPRDRDGSFEPEIVKKRQTVLNESLDNKVLALYALGMSYEAISEHLAEMYGLEVSSAKISLITDKLLPMITEWRNRSLESVYPIAFLDAMHFKVRVEGKVTSKAFYTVLAVTPEGRKDILGLYLSENEGARFWLGVLNDLKARGVEDILIASIDGLKGFPEAIAEVFPKTEVQLCVVHQIRNSLKYVVSKDQKAFMADLKLVYRATSKELAEHHLIELEIKWGKKYPAVLKSWNNNWEALSQYFKYPEELRRIIYTTNIVEGFHRQIRKYTKNKAAFTSENALIKLIYCACQKVLEKWNQPMHNWALIISQLHIYFEDRLNIGLR
- a CDS encoding type IV secretory system conjugative DNA transfer family protein; the encoded protein is MKWVSALSVVVLILELITLVALRLTGLPQWPTPLSGIALWQHGFGMELLLGFLLVGVPLVIVVGLRQTGFCRYLSALAGGVFVAGVVMVLAGIALFAWFEEVNINSYPTLCWLLQSDDTALMHFKYCMAASMGLFFLVFGVIAFERLRPASKALGNAHFANGFEIQRAGFFNREAESIVIGKKWDAPLYANGFEHVLVFAPSGSGKTRSIAIPNLLHYPYSVVCNDVKLTLYETTAGFRQTMLGHACYCFAPAHPEGRTHRFNPLSAISRDKTERMTDIQRIGHILMPDNSKDPIWTQASRKLFKTLVLYLLDANERPVTLGEINRLVKQQNFDAWLQEQLDTTDHFDPEFYRNGYSYINNHDKTRSSILETFSGYFELFDDPRIDAATCASDFDFRDLRRKKMTLYVGFSDDDMERLAPLLTLFWQQLISAMIREIPNPNKEPYPLLCLIDEFSSLGRIERLRRSLKLLREYRVRCVLMFQYIAQTFEKYSHDEARAFTNIKTKIAFATEDIQDAEFISKMLGTRTKRVMSRSVSDQHHGISDSKTMSYQAIPLMRPDELMKMPAHVNLILRSGSSPIKARQAVWYENPAMKDSVLPPPPVPKQTIKASPFIRAETIESLD
- a CDS encoding TrbI/VirB10 family protein; this encodes MTDNQDSPVGNVSQVTPKKSHRRYVTRNSLYLLAGAAFIVMVMWLTPSAEKELQTAEEAPNNGKELTLSQNLALLERMKASLQQKTNTEEHEAVKPPILRRKTPLSKDLVARMNAPTTFFNEEEGSSTSSPVVNNPAQGGLLTGNSSNAQFVNQQNDITTAMAKQLPHPRLTVPAGEMIPATLETAIHSELPGMVRAITSRDVYSLEGENRLIPRGSTLVGQFNASVADGQSRILVVWNRVQLANGVIVTLNSPGTDSIGRSGQEADYINRHFFERFGTSALLSILGAYTATSGVNGQDQYNSQSQYRMAIAGSLQQASGQTLQNDMMIRPTLQINQGAQIQVFVAHDLDFYRVGASHDA